A genomic window from Desulfuromonas thiophila includes:
- a CDS encoding fatty acid CoA ligase family protein produces the protein MTVPQLQPANIALTLSQQARQQPDQLAVICPQGRDLYGHVRYLQLSYRQLERESDQRAWALQRLGLRPGMRTVLMVPPGLDFFSLTFALFKLGAVPVLIDPGMGLRNIRNCLQQVQPEAFIGCGKAHAARLLLGWGKNSLRHRLTTGSIPLPDSARLCDLLTITASEPWPCHQPAADAVAAILFTSGSTGPPKGAVYRHSQFNAQIAALKQLYNIQPGEQDLCTFPLFALFAPALGMTAIVPDMDASRPGQVNAQRLFEAFDDFRIDNLFGSPALLRRLADAGRHQGRQLGSLKRIISAGAPVPASLLEDLSSLLKPETQIFTPYGATEALPVASIGSHEILADTRILTDAGRGICVGRPLAGLQLAIIAIDDAPLRDWRQARQLPVGQIGEICVRGLQVTDSYWQLPDATAAAKIPCADGGFYHRMGDVGYLDESGRLWFCGRKNHRVELTAADAGQPQTLFSIPCEAPFNRHPAVARTALVGCRQQGRQRALLCIETRLPTTALAREQIAAELRQIQQQHRHCQAISGFLFHPGFPVDVRHNAKIFREKLALWATRQLS, from the coding sequence ATGACCGTTCCACAGCTCCAGCCAGCCAACATTGCCCTGACCCTAAGCCAACAGGCCCGGCAGCAGCCGGATCAACTGGCGGTGATCTGTCCCCAGGGTCGTGATCTCTACGGGCATGTGCGCTATCTGCAGCTGAGCTACCGCCAGTTGGAACGGGAAAGCGATCAGCGCGCCTGGGCGTTGCAGCGGCTGGGGCTGCGACCGGGCATGCGCACCGTGCTGATGGTGCCGCCAGGGCTCGACTTCTTCAGCCTCACCTTTGCCCTGTTCAAGCTTGGCGCCGTGCCAGTGCTGATCGACCCGGGCATGGGACTGCGCAATATCCGCAACTGCCTGCAGCAGGTTCAACCCGAAGCCTTCATTGGCTGTGGCAAGGCCCATGCCGCCCGCCTGCTGCTTGGCTGGGGCAAAAACAGCCTGCGCCATCGTCTGACCACGGGTTCGATCCCCCTGCCGGATAGCGCCCGGCTGTGCGATCTGCTGACCATCACCGCCAGCGAGCCCTGGCCCTGTCACCAGCCGGCAGCCGATGCGGTAGCGGCCATACTGTTTACCAGTGGTAGCACCGGCCCACCCAAGGGCGCGGTTTATCGCCACAGCCAGTTCAATGCCCAGATTGCCGCCCTCAAACAGCTGTACAACATTCAGCCGGGCGAGCAGGATCTGTGCACCTTTCCGCTGTTCGCCCTGTTTGCTCCGGCCCTGGGCATGACCGCCATCGTTCCCGATATGGACGCCAGCCGGCCCGGTCAGGTCAATGCTCAGCGGTTGTTCGAGGCCTTTGACGATTTCCGCATTGACAACCTGTTCGGCTCTCCGGCCCTGCTGCGACGTCTGGCTGACGCCGGTCGCCATCAGGGCCGCCAGCTCGGCAGCCTCAAAAGAATCATCTCCGCCGGCGCGCCAGTTCCGGCCAGCCTACTGGAGGATCTGAGTTCCCTGCTCAAGCCGGAGACCCAGATTTTTACGCCCTACGGCGCCACCGAAGCCCTGCCGGTAGCCTCAATCGGCAGCCACGAAATTCTGGCCGATACCCGCATCCTCACCGACGCCGGCCGTGGCATCTGTGTGGGCCGACCGCTGGCCGGACTGCAACTCGCCATTATTGCCATCGACGATGCTCCCCTCCGTGACTGGCGCCAAGCCCGACAACTGCCTGTCGGCCAAATCGGCGAGATCTGCGTCCGCGGTCTGCAGGTGACCGACAGCTACTGGCAGTTGCCCGACGCCACCGCCGCGGCCAAGATCCCCTGTGCCGACGGTGGGTTTTACCACCGCATGGGCGATGTCGGTTATCTGGATGAAAGCGGTCGGCTGTGGTTCTGCGGCCGGAAAAACCACCGGGTGGAACTGACCGCCGCTGATGCAGGCCAGCCCCAGACCCTGTTCAGCATTCCCTGTGAAGCCCCCTTCAACCGCCATCCGGCCGTGGCGCGGACAGCTTTGGTCGGTTGTCGACAGCAGGGCCGGCAACGGGCGTTGCTCTGCATCGAAACCCGCCTGCCAACAACGGCGCTGGCACGCGAGCAGATCGCAGCCGAGTTACGGCAGATTCAGCAGCAGCATCGCCACTGCCAGGCCATCAGCGGCTTTCTGTTTCATCCGGGTTTTCCTGTCGATGTCCGTCACAATGCCAAAATCTTCCGTGAGAAGCTGGCACTGTGGGCAACAAGGCAACTGTCATGA